Proteins co-encoded in one Fusarium fujikuroi IMI 58289 draft genome, chromosome FFUJ_chr06 genomic window:
- a CDS encoding probable nuclease S1 precursor, whose translation MKLLSAGALALGLANLPSTFAWGSLGHITTAYLASHFVANTTEAHLKYILYNDGEDYLAKIASWADSIRYTDWGRYTKTFHFIDAHDSPPNKCDVDFERDCKDDGCVLTALKNYTQQSVEPQLPFWQRNQAAKFVVHFIGDLHQPLHNENVEKGGNGLAVTFDGRTFNLHHVWDSSIAEKLLGGLHGDPFKLANSWANQLAVEITDGKFAEAKDAWLKDLDFSDPISTALAWSREANALVCTHVLPEGADAIVGQELGGEYFEKAAPVIEEQVAKAGYRMAAWLDKIVEAYKDVEQKQMSEEL comes from the exons ATGAAGCTCCTCTCCGCTGGCGCGCTGGCTCTTGGCCTCGCTAACTTGCCTAGCACTTTTGCTTGGGGCA GTCTCGGTCATATCACCACCGCTTACCTCGCCAGTCACTTTGTCGCAAACACCACCGAGGCTCACCTCAAGTATATTCTCTATAATGACGGGGAAGACTATTTGGCGAAAATAGCATCATGGGCAGACTCAATTCGCTACACAGATTGGGGTCGATACACCAAGACCTTTCACTTCATCGACGCTCATGACAGCCCTCCTAATAAGTGTGACGTCGACTTTGAGCGCGATTGCAAGGACGATGGTTGTGTCCTCACCGCCCTCAAGAACTACACCCAGCAGTCAGTTGAGCCTCAGTTGCCCTTCTGGCAGCGCAACCAGGCCGCCAAGTTTGTCGTTCACTTTATCGGGGATCTGCACCAGCCTCTACATAACGAAAATGTCGAAAAGGGAGGTAACGGTCTTGCAGTGACATTTGACGGCCGCACATTCAACCTCCACCACGTCTGGGACAGTTCTATCGCCGAGAAGCTGTTGGGTGGTCTGCACGGCGACCCCTTCAAGCTCGCCAACAGCTGGGCTAACCAGCTTGCAGTCGAGATCACAGACGGCAAGTTCGCAGAGGCAAAAGACGCGTGGTTGAAGGATCTAGACTTCAGTGACCCCATCAGCACGGCACTTGCTTGGTCCCGAGAGGCCAATGCGCTCGTCTGTACTCACG TTCTGCCCGAGGGTGCCGATGCCATTGTCGGCCAGGAACTCGGAGGCGAGTACTTTGAGAAGGCTGCCCCGGTCATTGAAGAGCAGGTTGCCAAGGCCGGTTACAGAATGGCTGCCTGGCTGGACAAGATCGTTGAGGCTTACAAGGATgttgagcagaagcagatgTCTGAGGAGCTCTGA
- a CDS encoding related to protein HSE1, translating to MFRASAAGPYDEVVTKATDENLTSEDWGAIIEVCDKVGNDPNGPKEAVQSIIRRLAHRNANLAHALAQNCGKNMHRELSSRAFTDALLRLTNDRNTHTQVKSKIIEHMKSWSEMFSSDPELGIMSDAYNRATRSNPNIQPPSAPQKQGLTELDRQKEEDELQMALKLSLQEEERKKTAATSPGAQAGPSGQTESPAPAAPAGTTAATVSRVRALFDFAPSESGELEFKKGDVIAVLESVYKDWWRGSLRGKTGIFPLNYVEKLTDPTPDELQREAQMEAEVFAEIKNVEKLLTLLSTSNTAPREEDNEEISKLYHQTLAIRPKLIKLIEKYSQKKDDFTQLNEKFIKARRDYEALLESSMAHPPQHNYQQYAMRPGPSQGYPQAGGYPPQGAPPQDPSRYYTPGPQEQPPYQASSPPPNFQNQPQGQSALFYVAGAEVPAGSQPYPPRNESPSNGKQPAPINTSTPGPNFNPYNQSQNNNPYAQAPTGGRPGSTYGAQELATSVYDSPIATNNPHQPTSAATFSSSVYSPEEPNDNASAPPPGPYATHQQQPQQYQSYNPSSQVPPMPTGSAPPPPQSVMTPPPLNPGNAGGYDARHGLPSQGGAGGQAQYKPYVPPGDGPSAPAPDSYYQSGGVY from the exons ATGTTCcgagcctcagcagcaggcCCTTATGATGAGGTCGTCA CCAAGGCCACCGACGAGAACCTCACGTCTGAGGATTGGGGCGCCATCATCGAGGTCTGCGACAAAGTTGGCAACGACCCAAATGGCCCCAAGGAGGCTGTACAAAGCATCATCAGGCGCCTTGCCCATCGTAACGCAAAT CTTGCGCATGCGCTCGCCCAAAACTGTGGGAAGAACATGCACCGCGAACTTTCCAGCCGTGCCTTTACAGATGCCCTCCTCCGTCTTACCAACGACCGTAATACCCACACACAAGTCAAGTCTAAAATCATCGAGCACATGAAGAGCTGGTCCGAGATGTTCAGCAGCGATCCCGAGTTGGGCATCATGAGTGACGCCTATAACCGTGCCACACGAAGCAACCCAAACATCCAGCCTCCAAGTGCTCCTCAGAAGCAGGGCCTTACCGAGCTCGATCgccagaaggaagaggatgaatTGCAGATGGCTCTCAAGTTGAGTCTGCAAGAGGAGGAGCGCAAGAAGACTGCTGCAACCAGTCCAGGCGCACAAGCCGGTCCTAGTGGCCAGACAGAGAGCCCTGCTCCTGCTGCGCCAGCTGGAACTACAGCGGCCACGGTGAGCCGCGTACGTGCGCTCTTCGACTTTGCTCCTTCTGAGTCCGGAGAGCTGGAATTCAAGAAGGGTGACGTGATTGCTGTTCTCGAGAGTGTATACAAGGACTGGTGGCGAGGCTCTCTCAGGGGCAAGACTGGCATCTTCCCGCTCAACTATGTCGAAAAGCTTACCGATCCCACACCAGATGAGTTACAACGCGAGGCTCAGATGGAGGCTGAGGTGTTcgccgagatcaagaacgttgagaagctcctcaCGTTGTTAAGCACTTCCAACACAGCGCCCCGAGAGGAAGATAATGAGGAGATTTCC AAGCTTTACCACCAGACTCTTGCTATTCGACCCAAGCTTATCAAGCTGATCGAGAAGTACTCTCAGAAGAAGG ATGACTTTACACAGCTGAACGAAAAGTTCATCAAAGCCAGACGGGACTACGAGGCTCTTTTGGAGTCTTCCATGGcccatcctcctcagcacAACTACCAGCAATACGCAATGCGACCGGGTCCCAGCCAGGGCTATCCTCAAGCTGGCGGATATCCTCCACAGGGAGCACCTCCCCAGGACCCCTCAAGATATTATACTCCTGGTCCACAAG AGCAACCTCCTTATCAAGCATCGTCTCCTCCCCCTAACTTCCAGAACCAGCCTCAAGGTCAATCGGCGCTTTTCTATGTAGCAGGAGCTGAAGTGCCCGCTGGTTCACAACCCTACCCTCCCCGGAACGAGTCTCCTTCCAATGGTAAACAACCGGCCCCTATCAATACCTCGACACCGGGCCCGAACTTCAACCCCTACAACCAATCTCAGAACAATAACCCTTACGCGCAAGCGCCTACGGGAGGACGACCTGGTAGCACATACGGAGCCCAAGAGTTGGCTACGTCTGTCTACGACTCCCCTATAGCCACCAACAACCCACACCAACCGACCTCGGCTGCCACATTCTCGAGCTCGGTGTATTCTCCTGAAGAGCCCAACGATAACGCCAGCGCACCACCTCCTGGTCCTTATGCAacgcatcagcagcagcctcaacaatACCAGAGCTACAATCCTTCTTCCCAAGTCCCTCCCATGCCCACAGGGTCagctccccctcctcctcagagtgTCATGACACCTCCCCCTCTGAACCCTGGGAATGCCGGCGGATATGATGCTCGTCATGGTCTGCCCAGCCaaggtggtgctggtggtcaGGCTCAGTACAAGCCTTATGTGCCACCCGGCGATGGTCCTTCGGCTCCTGCACCCGACAGTTACTATCAAAGCGGGGGAGTTTACTAA